In Helianthus annuus cultivar XRQ/B chromosome 9, HanXRQr2.0-SUNRISE, whole genome shotgun sequence, the following are encoded in one genomic region:
- the LOC110876918 gene encoding chymomexicain-like: MEKIDNAGYDEPEGDFKFDWCDKGALADCKRQKGDVCWAFVTMATIEAINQIATKKMITLSEQHLIDCDYFNKGFCTGSPLKAFKFITAKKGSVYKESEYKFIGKKGNCKCKKFAQIEYKLNI; the protein is encoded by the exons ATGGAAAAAATTGATAATGCTGGTTACGATGAGCCTGAAGGTGATTTCAAGTTTGACTGGTGTGATAAAGGGGCCCTAGCTGATTGCAAAAGACAAAAAGGCG ATGTGTGTTGGGCTTTTGTCACGATGGCTACGATAGAAGCCATCAACCAAATTGCTACCAAGAAAATGATTACGCTCTCAGAACAACACCTTATTGATTGTGACTACTTTAATAAGGGATTTTGTACTGGTAGCCCACTGAAAGCGTTCAAATTTATTACAGCTAAAAAGGGTAGTGTCTACAAAGAAAGTGAATACAAGTTTATAGGCAAAAAGGGCAATTGCAAATGTAAAAAG TTTGCTCAAATTGAATACAAGTTGAATATTTAA
- the LOC110875087 gene encoding probable cysteine protease RDL3, producing MAATEDADRKRFEDWMKEYNKEYKTPDEEAIRFSAFKENLRDIEAHLANPNLAPHWKGLTQFSDITLRPFLTEYLGCTFGGGYLVASDEDEDEEEDEVQGQVLEDELEVSVKHQSGGCK from the coding sequence ATGGCTGCAACCGAGGATGCTGACAGGAAACGTTTTGAGGACTGGATGAAAGAGTACAACAAAGAATACAAAACCCCAGATGAGGAGGCGATTAGATTCAGTGCCTTTAAAGAAAATCTCCGTGATATAGAGGCTCATCTTGCAAATCCAAACCTAGCACCACATTGGAAGGGTCTGACCCAATTTTCGGACATAACTCTTCGTCCGTTCCTTACAGAGTACCTCGGATGCACTTTTGGTGGTGGTTATTTAGTTGCCAGTGACGAGGacgaggatgaagaagaggacgAGGTCCAGGGTCAGGTCCTCGAGGACGAGCTCGAGGTTTCTGTCAAACACCAAAGTGGAGGCTGTAAGTAA
- the LOC110879993 gene encoding probable cysteine protease RDL3 — protein MGELHKIKPDLVRSDELRQEGQFGAMAATEDADRKRFEDWMKEYNKEYKTPDEEAIRFSAFKENLCNIEAHLANPNLAPHWKGLTQFSDMTLRQFLTEYLGCTFGGGYLVASDEHEDEEEDEVQGQVLEDEDKGKRVAEVEYKLEVSVKHQRRG, from the exons ATGGGTGAGCTACACAAAATCAAACCTGATCTCGTTCGTTCAGACGAATTAAG ACAGGAGGGGCAATTTGGAGCAATGGCTGCAACCGAGGATGCTGACAGGAAACGTTTTGAGGACTGGATGAAAGAGTACAACAAAGAATACAAAACTCCAGATGAGGAGGCGATTAGATTCAGTGCCTTTAAAGAAAATCTTTGTAATATAGAGGCTCATCTTGCAAATCCAAACCTAGCACCACATTGGAAGGGTCTGACCCAATTTTCGGACATGACTCTTCGTCAGTTCCTTACAGAGTACCTCGGATGCACTTTTGGTGGTGGCTATTTAGTTGCCAGTGACGAGCacgaggatgaggaagaggacgAGGTCCAGGGTCAGGTCCTCGAGGACGAGGACAAGGGCAAGAGGGTGGCGGAGGTTGAGTACAAGCTCGAGGTTTCTGTTAAACACCAAAGAAGAGGCT